One Phoenix dactylifera cultivar Barhee BC4 chromosome 14, palm_55x_up_171113_PBpolish2nd_filt_p, whole genome shotgun sequence DNA window includes the following coding sequences:
- the LOC120113150 gene encoding uncharacterized protein LOC120113150 isoform X2, whose translation MTHTHRDGSFVWEESRDIVDRATNLISERVRGSSSSNATNHIEAQVLAELMGLEHYGRVREVRHLQATIEELKQNQANLQAQLTNISSMLQRFLPSQIPDTSNACRDDDGAESRP comes from the exons atgactcacacccaccgagatggcagctttgtctgggaggagtcaagagatatagtt gatagggcaacaaatcttatttcagagcgcgtcaGGGGGTCATCATCATCCAACGCGACCAATCATATTGAAGCTCAAGTGCTCGCTGAATTGATGGGCCTAGAGCATTATGggcgagtgaggg AAGTTCGTCATCTTCAAGCAACTATTGAAGAGTTGAAGCAAAACCAAGCAAATTTGCAAGCTCAGCTTACGAATATTTCATCAATGTTACAACGATTTCTCCcttctcag attcctgatacttcaaacgcttgtagagatgatgatggagctgaatcTCGTCCCTGA
- the LOC120113150 gene encoding uncharacterized protein LOC120113150 isoform X1 — protein MTHTHRDGSFVWEESRDIVDRATNLISERVRGSSSSNATNHIEAQVLAELMGLEHYGRVRGYGVGVTPTQLSSVGTYTRNARESSNTAEVRHLQATIEELKQNQANLQAQLTNISSMLQRFLPSQIPDTSNACRDDDGAESRP, from the exons atgactcacacccaccgagatggcagctttgtctgggaggagtcaagagatatagtt gatagggcaacaaatcttatttcagagcgcgtcaGGGGGTCATCATCATCCAACGCGACCAATCATATTGAAGCTCAAGTGCTCGCTGAATTGATGGGCCTAGAGCATTATGggcgagtgaggggttatggcgttggagttacccccactcagttatCTTCAGTGGGCACATATACAAGAAATGCTAGAGAATCTAGTAACACTGCAGAAGTTCGTCATCTTCAAGCAACTATTGAAGAGTTGAAGCAAAACCAAGCAAATTTGCAAGCTCAGCTTACGAATATTTCATCAATGTTACAACGATTTCTCCcttctcag attcctgatacttcaaacgcttgtagagatgatgatggagctgaatcTCGTCCCTGA